In Lonchura striata isolate bLonStr1 chromosome 3, bLonStr1.mat, whole genome shotgun sequence, the sequence GAGATCCGCTGCTGGGATCACTGCCAGGTGCAAGAGAGGTAGGGGTTAATCCTTGGCACATTGCAGCTCCCCACAACCAGGACTGGCATTTGCCAGTGGCCCTTCTGACCTTGCCCTCAGCACAACTCTGGGGCCAGGTTCAGCTTTGCCATGCCCCCAGGCAGATGCTGCCACTCCTGCATGAAGCTGGATTCCCTGTGTGGAGCCTTCAGGCTCTTCCTAGGGGACAGCCAAGTGTCTTGCCACAACTGCCTCTTAGGCCAGCCCATTCCTGGGCTCAGGTGGGACCTGCCCAACTTCTGACACGTGCTTACAGAAGACCAGACATACCCTTCTCAGCCAAGGATACCCGGTAGTTCTCCAGGAAGATGACCTTGAGCTTGTCCCCCACAAAGGGGTCGTTGTTGATGACCTCACCAATGGATGTGATGAGTTTGATGATCATCTTGGCCATGTGGTAGCCAGGGGCTGCCTGAAGAAGAACAGTCCAGAAATGGGGAAGGCTTTTAAGGAAGGTAGAGCAGTGTGGGGTTCTCACTGCAGTGAGTCTGAGCTTCCCCTCTGCTGTTCACATGAAATCacagcatggtttgggttggaaaggacctttgaaagacatctagtccaacccccctgcaataagcagggacatcttcaactagaccAGGTTAGTgtgagccccatccaacctatcttgaatgtttccagagaTGGAACATGTATCATCTCAGGGCAACCTGTTCCTCTGGGTCACCACACTGATTGAAAAAATGTCCACCTTAGATCTAATTTAAATTAACCCTTCTTCAATTTAAAACCACAATCGCTTGTCCTATCACAGCAGGTCCTGCTAAAACatttgtccccatctttcttaaAAGGCCCACTTCAAGCACTGAAAGACTACAATGAAGTCTCCCCAGAACCTGAACAATTCTAATTCTCCCAGCCATGAATTAAAAACACCCTATTGGGAGGAGAAATCCTGAGCCATGTGGTAATAGTGATGGAGCCTTGCTCAGTCCAGTTAGTCCATGGAGGtgttccctgctgctggctAATCTACAGCAAGCGCAGCAAAGCCACAGAAAGGAGACAGGCCCTTCCCCACCCACCCCTCAGCCATGCATGCACTGAGTCTAGAATGCAGGTTACCTTTCCTCCAATCATAATGGTCCTGGGCACAAAGGATTTGGATGGATTACATCTGATGCCTGAAAGAGCAGGGATCTTTCTTCAAAattttttcaaatttgaaaGCTCAAATTttgatcttaaaaaaaaattttaaatcttcAGAACTGAAGATAAACTGGGCAGAGTTTACTGCCTGTTCAGAGGCAGGCTGGGATCTCAGCCCATGTCACAAGGACCCATCAACCTTGCAGGACCCTGAAGCCCAACCAGacatctgctgcagctgtggtggGCAAAAAACAGCCACAGAATCCTTGGGGATTCAGATCCTTGGAGAATCACTCAAGCCAGAACTATGCAGAGCTCCAATCACTTGCCTCCCTTTGGGAATGGGCAGGGGCCCCAAGTATACAAGGGGAAATGGGCTCTTAACTTGCACCACGTCAGTCTCGACAGCTGCAGAACAGATGTGGAGGTCACCCGGGCTGGAGATTTGGGCTGTGCACTTTTACCCAGAGCTCTGTATGAGCCTTCAGACACTCTGTCTTCCCTCCTGGAGAGAAGCCCTGGCAGCGAGAGGCTGGGGGACTTACGGTTGTAGAGAGTGATGGCGTGCAGGCAGTTCAGCAGTTGCCGCTTGTACTCATGGATTCGCTTCACCTGGACATCAAACATAGACATAGGGTTGATCTTCACCTTGTACTGCTCCTCCAAGTAGGTTGCAAACTTCAGCTTGTTCTCCTGACAGAAAAATTTGAGGAACAGGCATGAGTTAGCAGGGCTTGCATCAGAAGTGAGTATTTGCTGCTGGGATGTTCCTGGCAGCATGGTGCTTTCAGCCTTCTTCCCCCAGGCCACCTCCAGTGCACGTTACCTGCTTGACTTTTGCCACATCCCTGATAAAAGTCTCATTATCGATGAACTCCAGTAGCTTCTTCAGCTGGCTCAGATCTGTAATAAAGCCTTCCCCaattttctaaaacaaaaattCAGGAATGTCATGAGACACTTCACCCACTCCACAACTGCCCTTTCCCAGCAGAGGTGCCACAGTCCCCTTGGGAACTGGAAGAGGCAGTGTGGCCAGGAAAGGAGGCACAGTTTCTTATTGTGAGATTATTTCTCTGCATCACAAAGAAGCCAAATGGAAACAGGGCACTTGCAAAAATGCAGACAAGCCCCCCTTTCTCAAGGACTTTTAGCAGGAAGAGGGAGGATGTGTGCACATGTGCCATGGCCTCCTGGCAGCTGGAGAAACCAATGGGCAGGATATGAAGATACATTTAACTGCAGGATGATATTCAGCCATGGCATGTTGCAGTGTGATGTAAACCTGTCCTAAAGGGCCTGGGAAATACAAGGGACAGAACTGGGGCTGGGCCTCCATGGGAGAAGCTCATTTGTGCCTATGAAGCTGAACACTTGTCCAGACACCCTGTGGTTGTGCCTGTGTGCAGTCCCCATGAAGGCAGGGACCAGATCCAgatttctgcagctttttttgCCCAACTCTTCATGATCAACTTTAGATCCCAGCCAATCTCACACCTACATGTACCACAGCATAGTCCTTGCAGGctgtccccacagagctgccaggtGTCACCCTCAGGGCTGACCAGACCACGAGAAGTGACCAAAGGGATCACACTCAGCCCCTCACTTCACATGCTCACCACTCACCTCAGCAATAATGTCAGCCAGCCCTGGGTTGCACAGCAGGAGCCAGCGCCTCGGCGTGATCCCATTGGTCTTGTTCTGAAACTTTTCTGGCTCCAGCTCATAGAAATCCTTGAACCTGGAACACCAGGGAGCTCTGAGCCACCCACCACCACCCAAGCTACACTGGGCCCTTCCCAGTGTGTGCTCCTGACTCAGGGCAGGCTATGTCAATCTCCCTGTAACAGCTGTGAACTCTTTGCTGCATCTCACCCCCTTCCTCAGCTGTACTGCCAAGAGTTTCACCAGCTCCAAAGGGAGTCTCCCCAGCAAGGCAACCAAAGCAGACCTGGACACCCAGCTGCCCCAGCTAACCCTTCCCAGCAGGCAAGCAAAGCCCAGTGAGCAGAGACGGTGCATGCCTGGGTGTGTCCCAACTCACACCGAGTTCTTCACGATGTCGGAGTGGATGCGGGCCACGCCGTTGATGGCGTGGGAGCCAATGACGCAGAGATGAGCCATGTTGATCCGCTTGCAGTCTCCCTCCTCGATCACCGACATCCTCCGCAGACGGTCGATGTCCCCTGGGTACAGAGCGGCCACAcgctgcaggcagggagagggacacGAGTGACACAGCCACAGGACCTAGGAGTATCCTAAAGGTGGTCACACTAAGATCCCCAGAGTTCCCACAGCCTGGGACCAGTCCCTTACATCGAGGTGCATTTGGTTAAGGGCATAAATGATCTCCAGGTGCCGCGGCAGCAGCTTCTCAAACATGGAGACTGGCCAGCGCTCCAGGGCTTCAGGCAGCACAGTGTGGTTGGTGTAGGCACAGGTCCTTTTTGTGATCTCCCAGGCCTGCATTACAGACAGCAGGTTAATGCACGTGCACCCAGGCCAGGAGGAATAGGAAACCTCACAGGTCATTCCCCTGCAAGGTTCAGCACGgtcctcccagctctgctcacctTGTCCCAGTCCACTTTCTCCACATCCACCAGGATCCGCATGAGCTCCGGTATGGACAGGGCAGGGTGGGTGTCATTTAGCTGAATAGCCACCTGCAACAGACTTGCTGGTCTCAGCTGTGGCAGTGACAGGACTGTGACAGTGCCCTGCATTGCATGGGGTTGGGGTAAGGGTCAGCCCCAAGGCTCTTCTCATTACTCACAACCCAGAAACAGACAGACCTCTCCCAAATGGAGCTATTCTGACTTTTCAAGTTTTGCTCCAAATTACAATTTTTTCCCTAGGAAAACAGGCCTGGAGATCATCTGTTTTATAACCCAAATTGCCAGGCTGTTTGTATAAATGCCCCCATTTAGTCCTGAGCGTCCCGCTCTCCCTCATGAGAGGCTGGTCTGGCTGAAATTTCCCAGTGCCTCTGCCCATGGACTCACCTTGTCTGGGAAGGTTTCAAAACATGTTCTCACAGGGTCTCGGCAGCCGAATTTGGAGGACTTGAAGCGGCGGATGATGTCCTGGAGGGTGGCAGCCACCACAAAGTACTCCTGCTTCAGCCGCAGCTCCTTGCCTTCAAAGAACTGCATGTGGGGACACCACATCcatcagagctgcagctgccatccccacctggCAGCCAAAGCCCGGGAGATGCTCCTCTCCACCCCCAGGGGCTTCCCAACAGGTTTCACATGTTTGGCTCTTCACCAGAGCAAATGTGGATGCTTCTCATATGTCTCTGATGTGGACAGCAGCTGTAGGGACTCACAAGGGGCTTGGCATCCCAAACAGCTGCTTCCAAAGACAGCAACAGAGCCTGCCCCATCCATGCTACTCCTTCAGAGGCAGCACAGTTCCCTCCCTCATGGCAAAATGCTTTGCAGGGTCTCCGGACAAAGGATTTTGGGCTTCCTGCAATAGCCAGGGGTGTCTCTGGACACACCAGCTGCCTCACACACACACCGTGCTTTCTGCTGGTCTATTTTAAAACACCAGCAGGTTTAATAGGGCATGGGGATTTGCTTTTCCAGAACAGATGCCAGATATGAGGGTTCTTCCTTGGACCCAGAGCCCAGTGAGTGCTTGGCCTGGGACAGCACTTGCAGTGAGAAATCCCTTGAACTGGGGAAGGAAATGAGTCCCCACTGTGCAAACTGGCAACTACCTTGAAGCTGAAGGAGTAATGTCTTCCCCGCCCTGTAGCAAGGAATAGAGCAGCTACATCATATGGGCCGGACTCTTAACTGCCAATCAGCCAGCAAAGACCCTCTGGAGCTGGCAGAGCCATACCTGTTCACTGGGAGTTATAGGGACAACCTACTGTATTAAAGCAGAGCAAGAAGCATCAGATGGCCATGACCTTCCAGTGTTTGCAAACAAGGAAATACAACTGCATGAAGGATAATTCTGAGCAACAGGGAAGAGAGGCAAGCAAGTCACTCACGTTATCATTTGGGTACAGGACTCTGGATATGTTTTCTGCCAGGTTTCTGTCCAACACTGCCTCGATGTAGTCACCCATATTGACTGCAGGGAAAGAAGtacacacagcactgcagcagctgtaGAGATTCAGGCAGATCCCTGACACCACACTTACCCATCTTCTCTTGTAGAGAGGTTTTGTAACAGGAATATATTCAGGCTAGTATTAATGGAACAGGATGGGAATGTACATGTGTGAAAGGCACTAGACTGACAGGAGGAGATGGGTGGGTGTCCTGCTGTATGAGGGCTCTGGAAGCAGCTGGGGAGTAGTGTGAACCATGGATGTGCACATAGTGCTTTGCTTTGGAGATAGCTATGAGATAAACACAAAGCAGGCCAGATGTGAAGTGCTGTGCCAGGTGCCATGCACAAAGGGACAACTgtgtcccagcctggccagagGAGAGGCAGTGGAGGGACAGCACTTACACTCCTGGAGGTTGAAGTCATTTGGTGCCTTGGCAGACCAGAGTCTCATGGTATTCACGGTGTTGTTCTTGTATCCAGGCACTGGGGTGTCGTAAGGCATGGCAAGGACAACCTGAAAAGGACAGTATTCCCCCTTAGTTATAGCACAGTGACCTCAGAGAATGTGGGACAGTGGCTGAAACCTCTGCAAGAAGAATCCAGAGGACAAAGACAAGTCCTGTCTGTGGAAGAAATCTCACTTCACTAAAATACACCTGCTGAGCTTCACAGGCTTCCCTGCTGTCATGGGCACTTCCACCACCTACTGAGAAAGCATTCATAGAAGAACCAGAGCTGTCTGGAGCTTTACTGACCAACTTGATTTTCAACCCCATCAATGACATGCACGAGAGAGTTGCAATAAACCTGCTGACCTTCCTGTACCAACTGGGGTACCTATCAGAGCACTGGAAGCACTCTCAGCTGCCCACTGTGATTCTGTCTGTGCTGgggtagagccagggcagcttGGACTTTTGTGTTTCCATCTGGAATTAACTCCACAGCCTGAATCCTGCCCATTAGCCTTCTGCAACCTGCCAGGACCAAACCCTACAACTGTAGCACCATTTCCAGAGCCATCCACCCAATATGCAGGGTTTGTTGAACCTGCCTGGATAACTCCACTGAGATCTCCAGCACCTGAACTGAACATGAGTGTGAAACTCCTTGTGCAGTTTGCAGATGATGCTTAAGCCACAGGAGGCTGTACACATGGCTACAGGGAGTAACCCTAGACCTCCCAGTTCACACGGCAGGGAAAACCTGAGCAGATCAGCATGTTGGTCCTGAACAGCCTCTTTGTGATGGCATCAGCAACAGCTCCCCTCTGGGGAGAATCTgcaagagctcaggctctccaaGCTGCTGTTACCAGCTCCGAACATGGAAGCAggcagggagcctgcccagggACTGGGGCACACATCACATGAACTCAGCCATGCTATATTTGGAGACCGCATCTTTGGATTTTTTGAACCTTTCCAACTTGTTTCCTCAGCAGCACTATTTGAAAACTCACCTCCTTGTAGGAAGCAGTGTTTGGGATCCCTGAAACCCCAGACTACCAGCAGGATCAGAAGAGAGACATGTTGAAATGCAATAGCACTTGTCCCCCTAATGGATGCCTGCTGCACTTGGGGGCCAGAGAGCTCTGGCACAGTGCTTCCAAGATGTTCACTGTGTTGGGGCTGTGGTGTTGAACCTGCACTGTTATCCTGGCAATGGCCTAGGTCACTGCACTGCCT encodes:
- the PYGB gene encoding glycogen phosphorylase, brain form — translated: MAAPLSDGDRRKQISVRGIAGLGDVAEVRKSFNRHLHFTLVKDRNVATPRDYYFALAHTVRDHLVGRWIRTQQHYYERDPKRIYYLSLEFYMGRTLQNTMVNLGLQNACDEAIYQLGLDLEELEEIEEDAGLGNGGLGRLAACFLDSMATLGLAAYGYGIRYEFGIFNQKIVDGWQVEEADDWLRYGNPWEKARPEYMLPVHFYGRVEHTAEGVKWIDTQVVLAMPYDTPVPGYKNNTVNTMRLWSAKAPNDFNLQEFNMGDYIEAVLDRNLAENISRVLYPNDNFFEGKELRLKQEYFVVAATLQDIIRRFKSSKFGCRDPVRTCFETFPDKVAIQLNDTHPALSIPELMRILVDVEKVDWDKAWEITKRTCAYTNHTVLPEALERWPVSMFEKLLPRHLEIIYALNQMHLDRVAALYPGDIDRLRRMSVIEEGDCKRINMAHLCVIGSHAINGVARIHSDIVKNSVFKDFYELEPEKFQNKTNGITPRRWLLLCNPGLADIIAEKIGEGFITDLSQLKKLLEFIDNETFIRDVAKVKQENKLKFATYLEEQYKVKINPMSMFDVQVKRIHEYKRQLLNCLHAITLYNRIRCNPSKSFVPRTIMIGGKAAPGYHMAKMIIKLITSIGEVINNDPFVGDKLKVIFLENYRVSLAEKVIPAADLSQQISTAGTEASGTGNMKFMVNGALTIGTMDGANVEMAEEAGEENLFIFGMRVEDVEALDRKGYNAREYYESLPELRQAIDQIASGFFSPRDPGCFKDVVNMLMYHDRFKVFADYEAYIKCQGQVDQLFMDPREWTRKVIRNIACSGKFSSDRTITEYAREIWGVEPSATAIPPPNLPRN